DNA sequence from the Chryseobacterium indicum genome:
CTTATTACTAATTTCAACACTAACAAATTTGTCTTTATCTAAATAATTTAAATAAATTTCTTTTAATATTTCATCTAATAAGGTTTCCAATAAAACCTTATCAGTGCGTGTAATTCTTTCAAGACTATTAATTTCAGTAACATCAGTAGAACCATCAATTAGATTCTCACATTTTTTTATTACCTCTAAAAGTTCTTGAAAAGATATAGATTTTTTAAGTAAGAAAGAATTTTTGACTACGCATATACTATTATTCTTAATTTCAGATTTTTCAAAACCAAATTTTTCAACTAGAGTTTTTTGATCTATTAATGCATTTAACTCATTATATAATTTAGAGTAATCTTTGTTCTCATATAAATTATAATCTTTTCTAAATATTTTAGTTTCACCTTGAATTCCTCCTGTTAGATTTCTTTCCTTTGTTGCTCTTAATGCTTTATCATCTAATTTTATAATGCGCGAAAGAATTTGTATTCCAAAATCAGTTGTTGCAATTTCCTGTATTGTAATATGAGCATAACCTCCTGTAGAAGCATATATTTTTCCTGTTTTAATATTTTTGAATAAAATTATATAGCTTTCAGATATAGAATCTTCCAGTTCTAAAATTTTTTCACCTGCTAAAGAGATAGATTTAATGAAATTTTTCCATTTGATTTTATTCTCAGCTCTTTTATAAAATAATTTTATTTCATAACCTCCATCTAAATTTTGCTTAACTTTTTGCTCCAAAAATTCCTTATCATTAAAAAAAGATTTTAAAAAACTAAAGTCAACAGATCTAATTCTTGTTCCGTTTGTTTTAGTTCTAACTGTTATTTTATCCCTTAAAAAAAATATATTGTTCTGAATTTTATCACTCATATTTCATCATTTTAATTCTGTTGCATTTGTAAATCAATAAGTTCATTTACTTTTCTTAACCTATAATTTTGAATTTCGGTTGAATCTTCCTTATTCATTTTTTTCAGAATATCTTGATATTTTTCCATCAAAGGATTAATTTCTTCATTTACCTTTTTTTTAGAAATACTTTTTTTAATACCTTTTTCCATCCAAGTATTTACATTATCCAGTAAAGCTTTCGCTTCATTCATCCGAATTTTACTAGAATCTACTTTTAGATCTGTTTTAGTTATTACTTTATTATTGGGGTTATTACAAGAAATTATTAAATCAGTAATTAATAATAGGATAAAAATTTTTCGCATACTTTTTAATTTTATTATTTTCAAATCTAGCTAATCTATGATATTTACACCTTACGGAAAACCGTATTTTCACTGAATTTTCAACAAAAAAACCATCCTTTCGGATGGTTTTCTATAAATAAAATCAAAAAATTTAAATTTTATCCAAAATCTTCTTTGGCAAAACTTTTACCAATTGAGATTTGTATTCATTTTCGAGGATCACAAACTTCCAGTATTTTTTGTCTTTGGAAACGGCACAAGCTTTCATATTGGCGTTGATGACGTAAGAATTTTCCTTCGCAGCATACTGTACATTGTTTTTGCCGTATTTCTGAATCAGCATCGCATGGATCTTCTTCTTCATGTCTTCATTCAGGGAACCGACATTGCATTTCAGCTTGAGAGAGTAATTGACGATGGAGAAATATTCTTTATCAATCTGTTCCGGCTTTGCAATATTCCCAAACTTAAAATCCTGAATTTCAATCTTCATAAAAGGATTATTGTAGGTAATATTCAGAATCTGCGTCATCTGATCTTTCGGAATCACCGTGAAAAATTTCGGATAGATGCAGTTCACCGACTGATCGATTTTCTTTGTTTTAATCGTATTCACGAAATACGACAACGATTGTTTAATGGCTGCATCTTCCGGATTTGCCTTCGTCTGAGCAAAAGACATCAACGACAGGAACATGAACAGAAACAGGAATGATTTGGTTTTCATAATTTTAAATAGACAGTTGTTACGATTTTTAAAGAAGAAGATTCTTTCGTTCTTCCTGAAATCTGTCGCAGAAGTACGGCAAATCGTTACAAACAAACGGCAACGAAAAAAGCCATCCTTTCGGACGGCTTTCAGAATATTGTAAGATTCAGATTATTTTACTTTTACAAGCTCAACATCGAAGATTAACCACGCGTTTGGCGGAATTACTCCTCCTGCTCCTCTTTCTCCGTAACCCATTGCCGGCGGAATCAGTAAAGTAGCCGTTTCACCTTCTTTTAACAAAAGGATTCCTTCGTCCCAGCCTTTAATTACTCTTCCCATCCCGATAGGAATTTCAATCGGCTCATTTCTTTTGAAAGAAGAATCGAATTCCGATCCGTCTACCAGTTTTCCTGCATAGTGTACAGAAACGTTGTCCCCTGCTTTCGGAGCTTTTCCTTCTGTTGTTTTCGTAATTTTATAGTAAAGACCGGATTCTGTTTTCTGCATTCCTGCTTTCAGATCTTCAACCATTTTCTCCTGATTGGCTTTAAATTCAGCTTCTTTTTTAGCTTTTTCAGCTTCTTCTTTTGCTAAAAACGCTTTGTTGTTTTCTGCAATTTTAGCTTTTCCTTCCGTGAAAGTTTTTGCTGCATCGTAGTTTTTGTACTCGTCTCCTTTGCTGAAAACGGAAACTTTTTCCAAAACGATGTCAGTTTTAGGCTTATCCTGCGCTCCTTTTTCTACATTCGCAATCGCATCGATTACATCCTCACCTTTTACCACTTTTCCGAAGATCGTGTGTCTTCCGTCTAACCAAGGTGTAGCCACTTCCGTGATGAAGAACTGGGAACCGTTGGTATTCGGTCCCGAATTCGCCATAGAAAGCACTCCTTTTCCGGTATGCTTAAGATCGTTTCTTTCGTCCTCGAATTTATATCCCGGATCTCCCATTCCTGTTCCCTGAGGATCTCCCCCCTGAATCATGAAATCTTTAATCACTCTGTGGAAAATCGTTCCGTCATAATAAGGAACGCCTTTCGCTTTCGCTTTGTTATCGATTTTTCCTTCTGCAAGACCAATAAAATTAGCCACAGTTACCGGTGCTTTTTTATCCTCGAATTTTACGATCAAATTACCTTTTGTCGTCTGAAGATTCGCATAAAGTCCGTCATTAAGACCTTCGTAAGTTTCTTTGTCTACGTTCATTTTTTTATAAATTGGTGTACAACTCATCAGCGAAACACTTGCCGCCGCCAGAATTATATTCTTGTTAAACAATTTCATGGATTATAATGCTTTTAATTTTATGATTAGTGGGATGTCGTTATCTATTTTCTTCTCATCTCCGTACGTTCCATACGCCAGTGCAGACGGAACCAGAAGCGTAACTTCCTCACCGTCGTGTATAAAACGCAAAGCATCTTCTACCGCCTTCAGCTCATCAAAATGACCGAATTTGGCATCTCTCCTTGCGATTGGCTGATCGTAGATTTTCGTCTGATCAAAGTCGTACAGGTCGTAAGAATAAGAAATCAGCGTATTGTCCTGCCTTCTCTGCCTTTGGTCAAAACCTTCCGTATTCGTCCAGTAATTAAGCTGCGTAGGATAAAATTTTACCGGCTGATTACCAATCCATTCCTGAATATGGTATCTTTCCTGTGCATTCAGATTTTTCATCCTGTTTTTGGAAACATCCAGATCGTTCTTGCTGAGAACACCGCCAACGGGAGGATGAGTCTGCGCATTTTTGCTGCAGCTCAGTAAACCCAGTATCGATATGAAGAGTATTTTTTTCATAAACTTTTGCGAAAATACACATTTCGGGAATCAATTACAAAACTTCAGGAACTTATTGAATTAAAAATTGTGACAATTTCCCTGTCTTTCTGAGTGTGAAACAGTCGAAGGATTATAATGTAAATTTCCACTGCTTTTGAAAGGAATTGTATTTTTTTGGAGCTTTATCGCGCTTTCCGCACTCGCTATTTTTTAGTTTACGGCGCGGCTTCGCCGCGTCGTAAACTAAAAAAATGAGCTCACACAATTGCTCCAATCCCGGCTAGGATTGCATACATTTCTTACAACACCCTAAAAAGTACAGCTTGTTATTTTATTAAAAACTTTAACGAGTCATGTCATTCTAATTGAAATTTTGCGAAGCAATATAGAATGGAGAACCTTTTGAATTATCTCCCGCAGATTGTGCAGATTATGCAAATTTTTCAATGTAAAATTGTTATCCTTTCTGAAAAGGATTTCAACCATACATTGAAAACTTTCTTTAGATGCTTTCAGCATGACATACTGTAAATAATTTAGCAGATTGTGCGGATTTATTCTAATTCATCATCTGCGAAATTTGCATAATCTGCGAGAGATAATCATCATGCAGCTTGTCATCCTGAAAGGATCTAAACACAGAACTTTAAAAAACAACAATTTATAAATAAAAGGCTCGAAAAAAGCTCTTCGACAGGCTCAGAGTGACACCGCGAATACTAAACGAAAAACAAAACAATGAATAATTGTCAACAATTCTTTTTATCTCCCAAAATCTTTAACAATCCCATGTCATTCTGATTGAAATTTTGCGAAGCATTATGGAGTGAAGAATCTTTTGAATTATCTCCCGCAGATTTTGCAGATTACGCGGATTTTTTCAATGTAAAATTGTTTATTCTTTCTCAAATCCATTGACAGCATTTTTGTCATCCAAGGCTTTCAACAATACATTGTAAACTTTGCTTAGATGCTTTCAGCATGACAAACATAATGTAAATAATTTAACAGATTGTGCTGATTTTTCTACTTAATCATCTGCGAAATTTGCAAAATCTGCGAGAGATAATATCATCATGCAGCTTGTCATGCTGAAAGGATCTAAGCAAAGTATAATATATGAATTTTAAAAACAGCGATAAATAAGACATACGGAATAAAAAACTCTGTGGAGTTTTATCTGTGTAGAAATCATATTTAGGCTTACGTTCGGCGTTCCGTAGGAACGCTATCTTTAGAAAATTTATTGAGAATTATAGATATAAAATCCTATGAATTGATTTCTTATTTCTACACAGATCTGCTCCTAAAGGAGCAACCATCTTCACTTCAAACTACTTAACTGATAAAAATTTAAAACAAAAAGCCGGAAATTTTTTCCGGCTTTTCAATATCTAACATTTAAAAAATTAAACTGTTTCCAATACGTGGTCTACTAAAACTCTCCATCCGAAAGGATCGTCTGAAAGGTTAGTCTGTAGATTCACAAGATCGTTTTTCAAAGTAACGGCGAAGCTTTCTTCGTCTGATAATCTTGGCAATTCAAGCTTTTCTCCTTTGTAGCCTAAAGCCTGGAAAACGGTAGTAACCACTGCTGTTCCTACTCCCCAAACTTCTTTCAAAGTTCCGTTTTTCTGAGCTTCTATAACGTCCAGAACTTTAATAGGTTCTACTTTTACTTCAATTCCTCTCTTTTTAGCCAATTGGATGAAGCTGTCTCTGGTAACTCCGTCAAGGATTTTTTCAGAAGTCGGAGGCGTAAAAATCGTATCATTGATTCTTACGAAAACGTTCATCGTTCCGCTTTCTTCGAAATATTCGTGAGTCGCGTCATCAGTCCAGATAATCTGCTCATAGCCTTCTTCAATTGCCAACTGAGTCGGGTAGAAAGAAGCTGCATAGTTTCCGGCAGCTTTAGCAGAACCTACTCCACCGCTTGCCGCTCTTG
Encoded proteins:
- a CDS encoding peptidylprolyl isomerase — encoded protein: MNVDKETYEGLNDGLYANLQTTKGNLIVKFEDKKAPVTVANFIGLAEGKIDNKAKAKGVPYYDGTIFHRVIKDFMIQGGDPQGTGMGDPGYKFEDERNDLKHTGKGVLSMANSGPNTNGSQFFITEVATPWLDGRHTIFGKVVKGEDVIDAIANVEKGAQDKPKTDIVLEKVSVFSKGDEYKNYDAAKTFTEGKAKIAENNKAFLAKEEAEKAKKEAEFKANQEKMVEDLKAGMQKTESGLYYKITKTTEGKAPKAGDNVSVHYAGKLVDGSEFDSSFKRNEPIEIPIGMGRVIKGWDEGILLLKEGETATLLIPPAMGYGERGAGGVIPPNAWLIFDVELVKVK
- a CDS encoding branched-chain amino acid aminotransferase, translated to MIIQKTENSRISTFDPNNFSFGNTFIDHMIICEYENGKWGDVKLVPYGPLAFTPAMMGVNYGQACFEGMKAYKDKDGQVFLFRPEKNFERINKSAKRLAMPEITEEMFLDGLKALVDIDREWIPSGEGMSLYIRPLIFATEEALKARVANKYMFAIVATPAKMYYTEPVSVKISDHYSRAASGGVGSAKAAGNYAASFYPTQLAIEEGYEQIIWTDDATHEYFEESGTMNVFVRINDTIFTPPTSEKILDGVTRDSFIQLAKKRGIEVKVEPIKVLDVIEAQKNGTLKEVWGVGTAVVTTVFQALGYKGEKLELPRLSDEESFAVTLKNDLVNLQTNLSDDPFGWRVLVDHVLETV